One Primulina huaijiensis isolate GDHJ02 chromosome 5, ASM1229523v2, whole genome shotgun sequence DNA segment encodes these proteins:
- the LOC140977819 gene encoding GDSL esterase/lipase At1g29670-like codes for MDRIIIIHAKWVMFFTLCCISMKFRVMIRGQQVPCLFFMGDSLSDNGNNNMRITVAKANYQPYGIDYPAGPTGRFSNKKNVPDYLAQSLGFANPVPPFATATGTSVKKGVNYASGAAGILDDTGGALGDVISLNRQLLNHQITIARLLLILGPFGVTSYLNKCLYAVNMGSNDYINNYLLPQYYPSSKLFTPDEFAQRLMQQYTRQLKSLYNSGARKVAVFGLGLLGCIPQVLATTPANASGCVDYVNNYVQLFNNRLKPLVDDLNTNLPGAKFTYINITSISLSFNPSALGITVFNAPCCIVSSGGQCVPNQVPCSDRDQYIFYDNYHPTDIINQATAARSYNAISPYDASPFDISQLAQQ; via the exons ATGGATCGAATTATCATTATTCATGCAAAATGGGTTATGTTTTTTACGCTATGCTGCATTTCTATGAAATTCCGAGTAATGATCCGTGGCCAGCAAGTCCCTTGTCTATTCTTCATGGGAGATTCCTTATCTGATAATGGAAATAATAACATGCGTATAACAGTTGCCAAGGCAAATTATCAACCTTACGGGATTGATTATCCTGCCGGCCCGACCGGAAGATTCAGCAACAAGAAAAACGTTCCAGATTATTTGG CTCAGTCGCTAGGATTTGCTAATCCCGTCCCACCTTTCGCAACGGCAACAGGAACAAGTGTCAAGAAAGGAGTTAATTATGCATCAGGAGCAGCAGGAATCCTCGACGATACAGGAGGAGCTCTA GGTGATGTGATCAGTTTGAACAGACAGTTGTTAAATCATCAAATTACGATCGCTCGTTTGTTGCTTATACTTGGCCCGTTTGGAGTCACTTCATACCTCAACAAGTGCTTGTATGCAGTGAATATGGGCAGCAATGACTATATTAACAACTATTTGTTGCCACAATATTATCCCTCAAGTAAATTGTTTACACCAGATGAGTTTGCTCAACGCTTGATGCAACAATACACTCGACAGCTCAAG AGCTTGTACAACAGTGGGGCAAGAAAGGTGGCAGTTTTTGGTCTTGGGCTGCTCGGCTGCATTCCTCAAGTGTTGGCCACAACTCCGGCTAATGCATCGGGCTGTGTGGATTACGTAAACAACTACGTGCAACTGTTCAACAACAGGTTGAAGCCTCTGGTGGACGACCTCAACACCAATCTACCCGGTGCAAAATTTACCTACATAAACATCACCAGCATTTCACTCAGCTTCAATCCTTCTGCTCTGG GTATTACGGTTTTCAATGCACCATGCTGTATAGTATCATCAGGAGGCCAGTGTGTTCCCAACCAGGTTCCATGCAGCGACAGGGATCAGTATATTTTCTATGACAATTATCATCCCACGGATATAATAAATCAGGCGACAGCTGCCAGATCATATAATGCTATTTCACCATACGATGCATCTCCATTCGACATCAGTCAGCTTGCTcaacaataa
- the LOC140977836 gene encoding membrane protein PM19L-like — protein MGNAATGFFVVFALIAGVVGVASAISGLIHLRYWDADSMPAAASAASIAWTLTLLAMGFACKEIELHNRNARLRTMEAFMIILSATQLFYIAAIHGSSSIRRRV, from the exons ATGGGGAACGCAGCCACCGGTTTCTTCGTGGTGTTTGCTTTGATAGCAGGCGTGGTTGGAGTTGCATCGGCTATATCCGGGTTAATCCATCTACGATACTGGGATGCCGATAGCATGCCTGCTGCTGCGTCTGCTGCCAGCATTGCCTGGACTCTTACACTCCTAGCCATGgg TTTTGCCTGCAAGGAGATTGAACTACATAATCGAAATGCCCGTCTG AGAACAATGGAAGCTTTCATGATAATCCTGTCAGCTACTCAACTCTTTTACATAGCTGCCATTCATGGCAGTTCTTCAATTCGGAGACGAGTTTAA